The Planktothrix tepida PCC 9214 nucleotide sequence TTAGGGGCAACCAAAATAACTATTACGATGCCAAAAATAGCTATTTTAATGAAGTCATCAATCGACGAACAGGAATTCCAATAACCCTTTCCCTCATTTATTTAGAGTTGTGTAAACGCATTGATTTTCCGATGGTAGGGATTGGAATGCCAGGGCATTTTTTAATCCGTCCTGAGTTTGAGGATGCCAAAATTTATGTAGATGCGTTTAACCAAGGAGAAATTTTATTTCCAGAAGATTGTACAACCCGATTAACACAAATTTATCAACAACCTATCGAAATGCAACCCGAATTTTTAGCGGCAGTTAATCCCCGCCAATTTTTAGGTCGAATGTTGATGAATTTGAAAGTTATTTATTTGAATGAAGGCAAAATTGAACAAGCTTTAGGAGTGATTGAACGGATTTTATTGCTCTTTCCAGATTCAGTCAATGAAAAACGCGATCGCGGTATTCTCTACTACCATCAGGAGCAATGGAGAGAAGCACAGCAAGATTTGGAGAATTATTTAGAAATTCTACCAATGGCTCAGGATGCTGCTATAATCCGGCAGATACTGGATCAAATGAGCCAGAATATGTAACAGTTTGGGAAGTCCCCTTCTAAGGGAACCTTAATAGAGGCCAAACAGACCTATAGAAGGGGACAACAAAATAACTGTGTTACTAAATTTTACTTGTGAGGAAGGAACAAATGAACTTAACATCAGGACGTTGGTTTCAAAAAGTTCGTAATCCCTATCAATTTTTTACTCAGGGTCTATCTAAATATATATCCCTTGCATTAGCAATGATTTTGGGATTAACAATTAGTTTAGGAATATTTGCTCAACCTGCACCTGCTATTGATGAGTTAAGATTGATGTATGGGCCAGCCAATATTTCTTTATCAATTGTCGATTTACAAACCTTTGCTCAAACTGGGGATCAGTCTAATCAACTACGTTCTTTGATTACTTTAGCTAAACTGACTCCAGATCAGGTTCAACAATTCCGTCAAGCTCTCAATTACTCTGTTCAAATTCCGACTAATGTTGTTAATGATCTGCTGGACTCCACCTATGGCAGATTAGTAGTAGGAGCTTTTAATCAATTTGTGGCTTCAGGAAGTACCGTTGACGTTGCCGTTGATAAGGTGATTGCTGCATTACGCAATGTAACCCGTGATGGTCAACTCTCAATGTTAGAATTACTTCTCAGCTACCAGGGAGTTAATGCGATTACGATTAATGTTCAAGATTTGATCAACCTCTATAATGATGTTTCTAATTTAGGAGAAGAAGCGATCGCTTTCTTGAAAGCTCAACCCGCAGTTCAACAACGCCTTTGTCAATAAGTCAGTGGGCAGAAAAATCAACAAGTATGTAACGAAAAGTTAACGGTTGGGAGTCGAGTTAAATTTTAGATGTTGCCTACTATTTCTGGATCTCCACTATTCCCATCATGCCTAAATCCTCATGATCGAGCACATGACAGTGGTAAACCGTTTTACCGAGATAATCCAGAAATGGAATCCGAATACGGACGGTTTCGTTAGCTCGCACCCGCAGGGTATCTTCCCATGCTCGATAGGCATCAGGTTGACCGTTGCGACTCACCACTTGAAAGGGATTGGTGTGTAGGTGGAAGGAATGTTCCATCCCGTCTGGGTCAACATTGACTAACTCCCAATCTTCAACTGTTCCCAGCTTGACCTCTGCATCCACCCGATTCATGTCAAATACTTGGCCATTAAACAAAAATGCCATTTGCATTCCCATTCCACGACCCATACCCATCGACATCGACATTTCAATCCGACGAGTTGTAATGGGTTGTGGTAATGATTGAACAGGCAAGAGTGTCTGGGGCAGTGGCAAGGTCGTTGGGTTCGCACCCTGATAGGTCACAGTGGCGATGACTTGCGGAGCTTGAGTTGAACCTCTTGAGTTACCGTGATACATCCCCCCCATCATTCCACTCCCCATCATTCCACCCCCCATCATTCCCATGCCACCGCGATCGTAGGGTAGACTGAGTAACCGATATTCTCCTGGTGAACGGTTTCCTTGGACTAAAACCTCTGCTCGTTCTCCGGGAGAAAGCAGTAGCTCTGGTAGCTCTACAGGTTCAGTGATCGCGCCTCCATCAGTCGCAATCAGGAAAAAGGGATGATTTTCCAGTTGTAATCGATAGAAGCGAGAGGTTGAAGCATTCACAATCCGTAGCCGGGACAGTCCGCCTGCTACCAGAGAGAAGTTGGGATTCACCTGCCCATTCACTGTTAGAATGTTTCCCTCTCGCCCCTGCATCAGATCCATGTGTCCCGGAGTGGAAATTTGCCCATTGGCATCGACCGCAAAGTCTTTGATAAACAGAAACTCTTCTTTTGCTGCCTCGATTTCAGGAATTTTATCCAATTCACCTCGCACCACAAAAATACCACCTAACCCACCAAATACCTGTTCCGCTACAAATTCATGTAAATGGGGATGATAGTAAAAAGTCCCAGCCGGGTGATTTTGAGGCAACGTAAATTCGTAAGTCAGCGTTTCGTTGGGAGGGACGCTGAGAAAGATATTATCTGCATTCTCCATTGGCGGAATGTGCAAGCCATGATAATGCAGGTTGGTTGGCTCAGAGAGTTTATTGGTGAAGCGAATTCGCACCCTATCTCCAGGCTTGGCTTCTAATCGGGGGCCGGGAATACTACCGTTATAAGTCATCAGGTGTGCCTGCTGTCTTCCCAGATTAATCAAGCTGGAGCGGGCTTCTAAGGCAACCTCTAACAATCCGTTGTTGCTAGTAGTGGAGGAGATTGCTGTTGTTTGCTCGATGGGTAGTAGTAACGCAGGACTTGTTTGACAATGAGTCAATAAAACTGATCCAGTCACACCACCGCTTAATATCAAAAATTTTCGCCGATTGATCAGATTCATAACTTTCCCTACGATCACTTAATAAAAGAGCGATCACAATTTTTACTAACGTTGTTTTGTCTCCATGCTAAGACGAAAAAATGAAACCAGGATGAAATATTACCCTCTCCCTGCTCAATTCTTAATTCGTTCCGCCACTTGTTTTAAACGTCTTAATTGAGCTTCCATGTCTGATTTTGTAACAGCAGCCGCAAAACGATTAAATCCGAATTCAATCAGAGGATTAGGGATTTCAAATTCAAATCGATTTAATAAGCAAGTTCCTGTAATTTCCGGGACACATTCCCAGCGATCGCAGCCTTGAAAATACCCTTCAAATCCCCAAACAATTAACCCGGGTTCCCGTTCTAAAACCACCGTTTTTAATGTGGGTTGAAACAGAGGAAGTTTAATCACAAATCGACAACGACCCCCTACATTTGTATCCCAGACCTCAAGGGGTTCACAACGTAACATAGGATTCAACCATTGGTGCATGAGTTCCAAATCGGTAAAACATCGTTCTACAACCGTTGCACTGGCCCGAATTAAAATGGATTGTTCAAAAACTTGACGAGATGGCATGATAACCTTCAAGCTATAGGCAGATTTTTTTCATGTTAAACGTGAAAAAGCCACGCTATTAACGAGGGAATGAGTGGAAAACCCCTAATAACGTTCAAAAATTCCCCTGTTTTCCGCTATTATAACCAGACTTTAAGATGCACCCTCGTTAAAACAGGAGAGCCAGGACTTTGCGAAGAACGGTTCATGTTCCTGTGAGACCAAAAACCTCCACTTTAGGAATTGACAACCGTTCAACTCTACAGAAAGGCTGGGAGAATGACAACCTTGCCGACGTTTGGACATCCAATAAGTAACTGGAACTATTATGAATGGAACATTTTACCAAATAGCACCGTTGGGAACGGAATTATATTCCTTATCCCCGCTTTATTTGGCTCAGGACAATCCCCTAGCGGTTCCCTTAGACTTAAATAACCTAAAGTTAGGTCAAACTTCCGTAGTGGATATTGCTTTAGCTTGTGGGATTTTATTGGTTGGCTACCTCATCGCCTTATTTGCTCAATCTTTAGTGAAAAGCCTGTTTAAAAAAACAGACTTAGATAACCGAATTGCCGCTTGGGTTTCGGGTTCAACGGCACCAGAAGATAAACTTCCGGTAGAAGATTGGTTGGGGAGTGCCATATTCTGGATTATTTTTATCTTTGCAATTGTTGCGTTTTTAGATAAGCTTCAGCTTACCGCAGCATCGACACCCTTAACCAGTTTACTGAACCAAGTTACAAATTATTTACCCCGAATATTTGGGGCGGCAATTTTAATTGCCATCGCTTGGATTTTAGCAACGATTGCCCGAACTTTATTAATTCGAGTCTTCCGAGCCTTTCGCCTTGATGAACGCTTAAATCAACAAGTGAATGATGCCACTACGGATCAATTTTCCCTGAGTGAAACCTTGGGAAATGCTCTGTATTGGTTCATCATTCTGTTATTTTTGCCTG carries:
- a CDS encoding SRPBCC family protein, which codes for MPSRQVFEQSILIRASATVVERCFTDLELMHQWLNPMLRCEPLEVWDTNVGGRCRFVIKLPLFQPTLKTVVLEREPGLIVWGFEGYFQGCDRWECVPEITGTCLLNRFEFEIPNPLIEFGFNRFAAAVTKSDMEAQLRRLKQVAERIKN
- a CDS encoding alpha/beta hydrolase, whose protein sequence is MNLTSGRWFQKVRNPYQFFTQGLSKYISLALAMILGLTISLGIFAQPAPAIDELRLMYGPANISLSIVDLQTFAQTGDQSNQLRSLITLAKLTPDQVQQFRQALNYSVQIPTNVVNDLLDSTYGRLVVGAFNQFVASGSTVDVAVDKVIAALRNVTRDGQLSMLELLLSYQGVNAITINVQDLINLYNDVSNLGEEAIAFLKAQPAVQQRLCQ
- a CDS encoding SirB1 family protein is translated as MNCLQARQRFFQEIQQPEEQIDLAKAALYIAQEEYPEIEPEEYINALDTMASEILERLPQERYPLRVIQTINHYLYEDLGFRGNQNNYYDAKNSYFNEVINRRTGIPITLSLIYLELCKRIDFPMVGIGMPGHFLIRPEFEDAKIYVDAFNQGEILFPEDCTTRLTQIYQQPIEMQPEFLAAVNPRQFLGRMLMNLKVIYLNEGKIEQALGVIERILLLFPDSVNEKRDRGILYYHQEQWREAQQDLENYLEILPMAQDAAIIRQILDQMSQNM
- a CDS encoding multicopper oxidase family protein, whose translation is MNLINRRKFLILSGGVTGSVLLTHCQTSPALLLPIEQTTAISSTTSNNGLLEVALEARSSLINLGRQQAHLMTYNGSIPGPRLEAKPGDRVRIRFTNKLSEPTNLHYHGLHIPPMENADNIFLSVPPNETLTYEFTLPQNHPAGTFYYHPHLHEFVAEQVFGGLGGIFVVRGELDKIPEIEAAKEEFLFIKDFAVDANGQISTPGHMDLMQGREGNILTVNGQVNPNFSLVAGGLSRLRIVNASTSRFYRLQLENHPFFLIATDGGAITEPVELPELLLSPGERAEVLVQGNRSPGEYRLLSLPYDRGGMGMMGGGMMGSGMMGGMYHGNSRGSTQAPQVIATVTYQGANPTTLPLPQTLLPVQSLPQPITTRRIEMSMSMGMGRGMGMQMAFLFNGQVFDMNRVDAEVKLGTVEDWELVNVDPDGMEHSFHLHTNPFQVVSRNGQPDAYRAWEDTLRVRANETVRIRIPFLDYLGKTVYHCHVLDHEDLGMMGIVEIQK